The genomic stretch CAAGTCTATGATCATTACTTGCACTTGCAGTTGTAACTCTAAGCAAATCCTGATACTCATCAACAGCTTTGATAATAGCCACTAAAAATAATAAAAACTGTTTATTTTTAGCAGGATTATCTGTAGGGTCTAATAGATTCATTCCGGTATCGGTTGCTATAGACCAGTTATTATGCTTACCGCTTCCATTAACACCTGAAAAAGGTTTTTCATGAAGTATGCATGCAAGGTTATGCTTTTCAGCTATTACCTTCATAAGCTCCATAGTAATTTGGTTTTGGTCGGTTGCCATATTTGTAATAGTAAACTCTGGTGCTAATTCATACTGACCAGGTGCTACCTCATTATGTTCTGTTTTAGCAACTATGCCAAGTTTCCAAAGTTCTATATCAAGTTCTTTCATAAACTCTAATACTCTAGGTTTAATAGCACCAAAATAATGATCTTCTAATTCCTGACCTTTAGGAGGGCAAGCACCGAATAATGTTCTTTTACAGTATCTCAAATCAGGTCTTTGTAAATATAATTCTCTGTCTATTAAAAAATATTCCTGTTCTGCTCCTACAGTCGTAAATACTCTATTAATATTATTATGTCCAAAGAGTTTTAATATTCTTTTTGCTTCTTTTTCTATAACCTGCATTGAGCGAAGCAGCGGAGTTTTTTTATCCAAGGATTCACCGCTGTATGAACAAAAGGCACTAGGTATACATAAAGTGTCATCTTTAATAAAAGCATAAGAAGTAGGGTCCCAAGCAGTATATCCTCTAGCTTCAAATGTAGCTCTTAAACCGCCTGAAGGAAAACTAGAAGCATCTGGTTCGCTTTGAACTAATTCTTTACCAGTAAACTCCATACGTGTAGCACCATCATCTGTTTGAGCTATGAAACTTGTATGTTTTTCTGCTGTTACACCAGTCATAGGCTGAAACCAATGTGTAAAATGTGTAGCACCTTTTTCTATAGCCCATTCTTTCATAGCATGAGCTACAACATTGGCAACTTCTAAGTTTAAACGTTCTCCATTTTTTATAGTTTTTATAAGTTTTTTATAAATGTCTTTAGGTAATTTATCCTTCATAACATTATCATTAAAAACCATACTGCCAAAAATTTCTGGTATTTTTTTCATTCTATTTCTCCTAGAAAATTTTTTTATAAAATAAAAAAAATTATAATATAAGTTAATTATTATATCATTAGTAAAAATTAATTCAATATTACTATTAGCAGTTATTAAAGAAAAATAAGGAAAAAATCATTTTTTACATGCTTTCATGTATAATTTGTTTTATTTTATACAAAGCCTTAAGAATTTCTTTTCTGTGCAGATTATTTCTAATAGAAAATAAAACCTTAATATCATTAATCTCAGAAAGAGACATGTAATCATCACTTGCTATTTTTTCATAAATATAATCTATAGCTTTTAATATAGCTTCATCATAATCATTAAATTTAAAATACTCATTAGGAAGATTCCAAATAAGAGCTTCTATGATATTTAGAGATAGCTCATTCATAGATTTAATTTCATTAGAAAAAGTTAAAAATATATATTTAAATATTTTTATCAAATTAATAAAATTAGCTCCGCATTCCTGTTCTTTCTTATCAAAATTTTTATTATCAAGTTTAGGATAAAATATTTCATTTGTACCATTAGAGTTAGTGATCATAGTTCCTTCAATATTATTTTCATCTACATTTTTAAAAGAGGGCAGAAGCATTATTTTTTCATTTTCATATTCTAATATTAAATAGTATGATATTTCATTAATTTTAGTTTGATATGTATCATTTTTTTTAATTAAATCCAATATTGAAAGTTTGAATTTTCTAGTATCTGTAATATTATCTGTTTCATTTAATATTAGATATACATTAAGATATTCCATATAGTTTATATCTGTACGGTTTCTCTTTGCCCCAGAAGCTAAGATGGATATATTATTAAAGGATTTGTGAGGAGATATTAGTTTTGATATTAAATCTAACTTCAAATCTATTTTATAATAGGGGTAGGCAGTTGAATTACCTACCCATTTATTTATATATTCATATAAATCTATATTTTGTTTCATTAGATTATACTCTTTTTAGAGCAGCTGCAAGTATTTTATCTAAAGGTAAAACTTCATCTACACCGCCTCTTGCTATAGCCTCTCTAGGCATACCAAATACGGTACAAGTTTCTTCATTTTGTGCTATATTGTATGCACCTGCATCTTTCATTTCTTTCATACCATTAGCACCATCATCACCCATACCAGTAAGTATTATACCAATAGCTTTATTTTTAGCATAAACAGCACCGCTTCTGAAAAGTACATCTACAGAAGGTTTATGTCTTGTAACCGGCTCTCCGTCTCTAACTTCTATAAAATATTTACCGCCTTTTACTTTAATCATAGTATGCTTACCGCCGCGTGCTAGAACAGCCTGACCTCTTCCTATACTCATACAATCTTCTGATTCAGCTACATCAATTTTTAATATACTGTTCAATCTTTTGGCGAACGAAGTAGTAAAATGTTCAGGCATATGCTGAGTTATAACTATAGGCGGAGCTGAAGGAGTAACATTTTTAAGACATTCTATTAATGCCTCAGTACCTCCAGTAGAAGAGCCTATAAGTATAATTTTATCCATAGGAGTTTCTCTTGAAGGAGTAAGAGGAAGTATAATATCAGCAGTATTTTTTTGATAAACTTTAAATCCTGCAGTTTTAGGAGCTTCCAAACTAATAGGTGTTCTTTCTACTGGGGAAGCTGTTTCAGTAGGAATATTAACACCATGTTTTCTGTAGAATTTAGCTCTGTTAGCATAAGCATTTTTAATTTTTTCAACTAGGTCAGTAGCTAATTCTTCAACTCCATCTCTAACATTAGCAGATGGTTTTATAACATAATCAAAAGCACCTATATTTAATGCATCTAAAGCCAATTCTCTATGTTTATCTAACAAAGAACTAAACATTATAACGGGAATAGGGTTATTAAGCATTAATTTTTTAAGATAAGTAATACCGTCCATTTCAGGCATTTCAATATCTAAAGTAATAATATCTGGTTTAAGATTTTTGACCTTATTTTCAGCTAGAATTGGATTTGCAGCAGTACCCACCATTTCTAAAGCAGGATCTGAGTTAACAATTTTTGTTAGTAATTGCCTAATTAATGCGCTATCATCAATAGCTAATACTTTAATTTTTGTAGCCATAAAAAATCCTTAATAATTATTAATATATTAAAACAATGTGATGTCTGATTTCTCTTCAAGTTTATGCTGTAAGTTTTTAGAGTATTTAATTTCTTGCTCTGCTGAGAACTCTTTAGTTTTACCTTCTAGTTTTTTCATAAGCACTCTGTTTTCTGTATTGAAAAAGAATACTTTTCTAGGCCAAGAACCGCCAACATCTTCACTAACTATAGGTATTTTTTCATCAGCCAAAAACTTTTTAGCAAATTGTATATTTTTATCAGGCACTTGGAGAATATTGCTGGTCATACCAGAGAGTACATGTCCTCCTCCAAATATTTTAGCTGTAAGATTTTCTTTCTTACCGCCTAATTTAATAATTTCATTTATTAGAACCTCCATAGCAAAAACGCCGTATCTAGTATTGTTATAATCTTCTGCTGGGTTTTCCCATTCTCTCATTTCTGGAAGCATAAAGTGATTCATACCTCCGAATTTTAATTTATTTTCAAAGAGACAAACAGATATACAACTTCCTAAAACTGTTTTAATTACAGCGGGTTCTTTTGAAGCATAATATCCACCTATATATATAGTTATTCTTTTAAAATTACTATTGGCCGCTGCTGGAAAATCAATCATTATTAATACCCCTAATTAAATCTTTTTATAAATATTACTTGAAACATATTTAAATTTATCAGATACACCAAAAAGTGTTTCTGAATGTCCTATAAATACTAAACCGTCTTCTTTCAAATATCTATGGAATTTATTAAATAATTCCTTTTGAAATTCTTTATCAAAATAAATAATAACGTTTCTGCAAAAAATCAAATCGAATTGAGTATGTATATCAAAATCTTCATCTTTAAAATTTAACTGTCTAAAAAATAGATTCTTTTTTAAGATGTCTTTTACTTTATATAGCCCATCTTTATCACCAGTACCTCTGAGGAAATACTTTCTCAAAATATTAGGCTGTATTGGTTCAACAGATTCTTCTTTATAAATACCAGCACGTCCATGAGCTAGAACATTGGTATCTATATCGCTTGCCAATACTTTTATATCATATTTGTCATAATTAGCACCGAAATATTCATGCAGTGTCATTTGTATAGTATAAGGTTCTTCTCCAGTAGAACAAGCAGCCGACCATATTCTAAGATTTTTCACTTTTCCTTCTTTAAAATTTTTCTCCCACTCTGGAAGGAAATTAGTTTTCATATATTCAAAATGTTTATTTTCTCTAAAGAAATCTGTTTTATTAGTAGTAACTGCGTTTACAAAATTTGTCAATTCTTCATCTTTTGCATTTTTTACAAAGTCTATGTATTCTCTAAAAGAATCCATATGTAAAGCTCTGAGTCTTTTACTTAACCTAGAAGTAACTAAAGCCCTTTTATGATTAGTCATTTGAATACGAGTTTTATCATAAATAATTTTAACTAATTCATTAAACTCTGAATCAGTTAAAGCGGGCATATTAGCATTCATATCATCCATATTTTATACCTCAATGACTAATTTATACTGTTTTATTTTCGCTGTCATTCGACTTAATAATTTCGTCTATTGGAAGAACCATAATAATTTTATTTTCTAATCTAATAACATTAGAAATTTGAAGTCCTCTCATATTGTCAATAGGAGTTTCTGTCATTTGGCTTTCATAAACAGTAATAACATCGCTAACCATATCTGCTAATATTCCAAATTTTCTATTAGTTGTATATATTACAATTATAACATCGTCCTCAATAGAATGATCATCTCTTCTTGCTAAACCAAACCTTATTCTTATATCAACAATATGAAGGATATTACCTCTTAAGTTCATTAAACCTCTCATATATTTAGGGCTACCAGGTACAGGAGTAATATTAGTAACACCAACAATACCATCAATACTCAAAACATCAAGAGCATATTCTTCATTGTCTATTTTAAATACTAAGAATTGCTGACTTGGTTCAGTAGAAAGATTTTCCTCATGATCCAAAGCTGTACCTCCAACCTGAGGTATATTAGCAGCATTTATTTTTTGATTATCTAACATATTACAATCCTTTATTTTACACCATTATTTATTTTGCCTTGTAAAGACATATTAACTAAGCCCTGTATATCTATAATAAGAGCTATTTTACCGTCTCCAAGAATAGTACCTCCAGCTATACCTGCATGTTTATCAAATGCCGAATCTAAAGACTTAATAACTACCTGCTGCTGATCCAAAAGTTCATCAACAAATATAGCACATTTTCTATAGCCAGCTTCTACAACAACAACTATACCATCCTCTATATTTTCAACCTGAGTATCTATTTCAAATACTTTATGAAGTCTTATTAAAGGCAAATATTCTTCTCTGATTTTTATCATCTCGCCTTTACCTTCAAAAGGTTTTACCTGTTCATTTTTTACTTTTATTTGTTCAATAATAGAAATAAGAGGCATAATATATATTTGTTTACCTAAAGCAAATGTTATACCTTCAATAATGGCCAATGTTAGAGGAAGTTTTACTATAAAAGTACTGCCTTTTCCTTCTGTAGATTTTATTTCTATTTTACCTTTCATCTTTTCAACATTAGCTCTAACAACGTCCATACCAACACCTCTTCCAGATATGTCAGTAATTTTGTCTGCAGTTGAAACACCGGGAGCAAATATAGTTCTAAATATTTCTATATCAGAATATTTTCCATCTTTAGAAAGAAGACCTTTTTCTACAGCTTTTTTAAATATTTTTTCTTTATTTAATCCATTTCCGTCATCAGCTACTTCTATAACAACATGTCCTTCTTGGTGAGCAGCAGACATTGTTATAGTACCATATTCAGGTTTACCTCTTGCTATTCTCTCTTCTTTTGTTTTTTCTATACCATGGTCCATAGAATTTCTAATCATATGTTTAAGAGGGTCCGATAACTGTTCAAGCATATTTTTATCTATTTCAGTGCTTTCACCCTTCAATACTAGCTTTACTTCTTTATGTAATTCTAAGTTTAAGTCTCTAACATATCTATGGAACTGATTGAATATAGGACCTATAGGCATCATCCTAATATTCATAACTTCTTCCTGAATTTGCCTAGAGGTTCTATCCATAGAGCTAACAGCTTCTTTTAATCCGTTATCGATATCCAAACTTTGAGTGAGCTGCATTATTCTTGACTGAGCTATAACAAGCTCTCCAATAAGGTTCATTAAACTATCAAGTTTTCTTGTATCAACTCTAACTGTTGAAGGAGCTTGAACTTTTGCTGCTTTATGCGGCTGAGCAGTGTTAGCGGCAGCAGCATTATTAGTAGGTTCTGCAGGTTTAGGAGCTTCTTCTGCTTTAGGAGTTTCCTCTTCTTTAACAGGAGCAGTTTCTGCAGGTTTATCTTCATCATCATCTTTGATATCTGCTTTTGTATTTACGATATTAATATCATTATCATCTATTACAAATAGGAAAATATTCTGCACCTGTTCATCTGGAGCATTAGTATCAAAATCTAAAGAAAATTGGGTATAACATACATAAGGATCTTCAAGATTTAAAATAGTAGGTAAATTATTACATTCTATTTTTAAATTACTAATAGTACCTATAGCTCTAAGATCATTTAAAAACATAAGAGGGTCTATACCATTATCAAAAATAGTAGCTTTAAATCCCATATCAATATGAAAAGAATTAGAACCACTGCTGCTTGAAGAAGTATCTTCTTTTTCAGCTTTAGGAGCTTCTTCTTTTTTTTCTTCAGGCTTTGGAGTTGCAACAGCAGCAGGATCATTTCCATCAGCTATAGCCTTGATCTTAGCTTTTAATGAATCTATATTCGTAACACCATCTGTTTCACTTTTGCCGTCTACAATATTTTGAAGCATAAGTTTTACAGTATCTAAAAACTCAAGAAGTACTGTTATCATTTGCGGTGTTACATCCAATTTACCGCTTCTTACTTTTTCTAATAAATTTTCAGCTACATGGTTTAACTCACTCATAGTAGTGAAGCCAACTGTACCAGCTGAAGATTTTAGAGTATGGGCACTTCTGAATATTTTATTCAAAAGATCTTCATCGCTTTTATTATCCTCTAATAAAACTAAATCATTTTCTAAACCTTCTACGATTTCTTTAGCTTCACTTAAGAATATGGAAATAAATTCATCACTATCAAACATGTATTACACCTCTATCTTTAATAAAATCCTTATTATATCATAATAAGATGGTTGGAAAATTAATTCAAAAAACGTTTAACAACGTCCAAAAGCTGAGTTGGGTTAAATGGCTTTACTAGCCAACCGCTAGCTCCTGCAGCCTTCCCCTCCATTTTTTTCTCATCTTGAGATTCTGTTGTAAGCATAAGAATAGGGGTATATTTATGTTGATCTACCTGTCTTACATGCTTAATAAACTCTATACCGTCCATTTTAGGCATATTAAGGTCAGTTATTATCATATCAACATTTGGGGTTTTACCTAGTACCTCTAGACCTGTAGTACCGTCATCTGCAGACACTACAGTATAACTGCCCTTTTTCAAGGTATATTCAACAGATGCTCTAGCTGTATTTGAATCGTCTACAATTAGTATTGTTTTAGCCATACTTTAACCTCTTATATCATTAATTATTTTTATCGTTAATTATATTTAAATACTCTACAAATAAATTATCCATTCCTTCTACTATAAGGTTTTTTTGATTTTTCGCAAGCTCTTTTTTCATAGCATACAATATTTGCAGACCTGCCAAATCCACATGAGCAGGACCTTCGCAATTAAACTTTACAGTAATATCTTCATTGTAATTTGCACTTTTGATGACATTCTTAAAATATTTACTCATAGTCCTTATATTAAGATTGTCGCTTATTTCTATAACTGCCATAAAAAAACACCTCCATTACTTTTATTAAAACATAGTAAAATCACCGCTATCTGCACCAACATCTATATTTATATCGACATTTGGAGCTTCTTCTCCAGACAAAATGCTGTTTGCTATAGCTCTTTCTTTCTTAATTGTATATGAATTTACTATATCCAAATATTTATCACTTTCTATTTTCCAGTTTTCTATACCCAATAATTTATAATATTCATTTTTCTTATTTCTTATAACATTTCTCATGCTATTAAAAATTTCTATTATTTCATTAATTTTTGTAAGCAAAGTACTCAAAGAACTTAAATCTATTAAAGTTTTATCTATAAGACCAAATAATTCATCAGCATAACTATCAAGTCTTTTTATGTTATTATTAATAATATATTTAGACTCATCTAAACGTTTACTTACACTTTCTGTCATAGATTCTATAAATGTGTGTTCAGTAGACTGCTGATTAATATTAGACTTAAATTTATTAATAGAACTGAATATTGCCGCCTTAATATTATGAAACTGCTCCAAACATGCATCTACTGTATCGGTTATATTAGTAGCTATAGATTCAACACTCTCTATAGAAAATGTCTGAGAATTATTAAATATATCGCTATTTTTTTCCAACTCTATTTTAGCCAAAAAGTTAATTGAGTTAAAGGTTTTTGCTATATTTTTAGTTTCTAAGAACATACTTTCTAATTCTTCTATGGAATCAATAATAGCTATATTACTGTCAGATATTCTGTATTTATTAGTTAAAAATAACTTAAAATTTTCCAAATAAAGTTTTATAAATCCCATATACTCATTAAATAATGATTCTGAAACCGTAAATGGAAATTCTGATTTTCCTGTTTCTCCGCCTATCATATATTCAACTATTGTTGTTCTATCTGAAGTTATATCAAGCAATGCATCTTTTAAACCTTTAAGGCTTTTGTATATATCAGAGTTTGTTAAACTTATTTCTTCATGAATAGACTTAAAGTTTTCTATAATCAAAGTTAAAACAACATCATCAAAAGTAAGCAAATCTAATAATTTATGTTCTAAAGTTTGATTCTCTGTTTTCTCTAAATCTTCAGCATCCATACTTTCTACTTGAGAACCGTAATAATCTATAAAGTTCCTATTTTCATAAACTATAGAATTTATTGATTCTACTATGTGTTCTGTCTGTTGCCTTACAATATCCTCTCTTGGAAGCACCATCATTACTTCAAATATAAAATCATAAGTATTATCAACTCTTGAAATAATATTTGATATTATATTAGAAAATACAGCAAAAGAGTTAACCATATTATTATGCTCTTTATCAAGCTGTTCACGCATAATAGTAAAGTTTTGTCTTTGTAATTCATTAGTTTTTAATATCTCTGTTTTAAACGACTCAAATCTTACGAACAATTCCTTACCGATTCTATTCATTTGATCTGCTTGTTCATTTGAAGTTTCCGACATTTTTATGATGTTTTTAGATATCTCTCCGAAAGCCTTACCGCCTGCACCATATTTGGAAGATATTATTATCGCATTTAATGAATAAACTTTAATCTGGTCAGCAAGCATTCTTATCTGCTCTATAGAGTCCATTATGTTGCTGGTTTTACCTACATCTTCAACCAAAGAATCTGAAAGCTCATTATCCTGAGATATAAAATTCTGCATCCTGTCAAATGACAAAAAGAAATCATCTTGGTTTTCTTCCAAATCATTTGAAAAGTTTTTTTCACCTTTCTCTTTATTAGTAAAATAAGAAAGCAAACTGTTGGCTTTCTCATTTTCGTTTTTCATTTCTTGTTCTATCATAGGAAATTTTTCGCCGATAAAACTATATACTCTGCCTACTTCTTCCAAGAAAGAATGTATATCTTTAACTGTAGTTTCAAGAATAGCAGAATAATCTAGGATATCCTGACGTATGTTATTATCTATAATAGCAGATACTCCCACTGTATATATTTCCTATTATCTTAATTTTATGAGTTTAAATAAATTACTACATAAATATAACATTTATTATAGCTTTTTGCAAGTAAAATATTCCTATACTCAATAATTTTACAGTAAAATCAAACAATTTTTATATTCTATTACATAATATCATTGTCATATTTTATTTAATATAAATTAAAATTTTCTGTTTATAAATACAAATATTTTACTGCTGCAATATAATTAGTTATTAAAATTAACTTATCAGTTTATTAAATATATAAAAAAATTATAATTATAAAACTATAAAATTAAAATAATTATAATTTTTTAATCCAAACTTAAAACTTTATTCTTTAAATACAAATATCTTGCTGTATAATATACCCTGTTTTGAGCTTCTCTGTTTCCATAACCAAAACTTCTTCTGCTGACTGCTAATATTGGCGGAGCCTGTATTCTTTTTGTAATTCCCATTCCCATAAACTGTTTCCACCATTTCTCCAAATCATCTACAAAATCATGTGCTGTTGTAAAATATTTATTCAAAATACCTTTTTGGCATCCAATTGCCTCTTCCAATTTATCATTAATATATAATTCCAAAACATCTTCTAATATAATTCTGTTCCATGATTCCATTAAAAACTTAAATAAATAATCATGATAATCATATTTTATAGGGTCGCCTTTGCCTTCATCTACAGCCTGTGCAGTTGATAATTCGGCACTAGGTACAATATTTATAGTTCCTTCAGGTATAATCTCTTCACCAAAAACTTTTTCATTGACATATTTTGCAAGTCCATATATTTGATACTTCCATAAATCAGCCAAACAAGCAAAAAATCCTGCACTGTCTCCATACATAGTAGAATATCCAACCATAGTTTCTGTCTTATTGGCATTGCATGTAAATACTCCTCCAATACTTGCTGCAATGGCAGATAATATCCTTGATGATCTATCTCTTGCCTGTATATTTTCTATAACAAAAGATGATAATTTTAAATAATTCTCATTTCCGTCTTTTATAATAGGGGAGCTTTCTAATTGCTTTACAGTATAATCAACAGATTCCTGTATAGGAACAACCATATATGAACAGCCTAAATTATCAGCCAAAGTTTTAGCTAAATCTTTTGTGGTACTAGAATTAAATTTACTAGGCATATTTACAAGATAAACATTATCCTTACCTAAGGCACTTACATACATAGCTGATGATAATGCAGAATCAATTCCGCCTGATACTCCTATAACTATTTTTTTTACACCAATTGATTTTGTAAATTTTTTTATTCCGTAAATTACTGTATCATATATAAACTTATATTCATCATCTTCCTGTATCTCTATAGGTTTTGGATATGATTTATTTTTAATATCCATTTCTATATAATATACATTGTCTTCATATCTGTTTGCAGTTAATAATAAATTACCATTATTATCATAAACAGAACTTCCCCCGTCAAATGTATAAACTGTTTTTCCATTATTTTGTATTCCTACATTATTAACATATACAAGAGGAATATTATGTTTACTTGCAATTTCTCCGTACATCTTATGACGTTTTGTATCTTTAACTAACGTGTAAGGGGAACTTGATATATTTATAAATAAATC from Brachyspira murdochii DSM 12563 encodes the following:
- a CDS encoding glutamine synthetase III family protein; its protein translation is MKKIPEIFGSMVFNDNVMKDKLPKDIYKKLIKTIKNGERLNLEVANVVAHAMKEWAIEKGATHFTHWFQPMTGVTAEKHTSFIAQTDDGATRMEFTGKELVQSEPDASSFPSGGLRATFEARGYTAWDPTSYAFIKDDTLCIPSAFCSYSGESLDKKTPLLRSMQVIEKEAKRILKLFGHNNINRVFTTVGAEQEYFLIDRELYLQRPDLRYCKRTLFGACPPKGQELEDHYFGAIKPRVLEFMKELDIELWKLGIVAKTEHNEVAPGQYELAPEFTITNMATDQNQITMELMKVIAEKHNLACILHEKPFSGVNGSGKHNNWSIATDTGMNLLDPTDNPAKNKQFLLFLVAIIKAVDEYQDLLRVTTASASNDHRLGASEAPPAIISMFLGDELTEVLESMEHSKDYEGKAKVEMEMGVNSLARLTKDSTDRNRTSPLAFTGNKFEFRMVGSSLSVSGPNIILNTIVAEALSQFADILEKSSNFEKDLDELIKDTIKKHKRIIYNGNNYSDEWVKEAEKRGLFNLKTTPEALPHFISQKNIDVLTKHKVLTEAEIRSRYEIGMEEYVKEINIEALTLTDMVYKHILPSSIEYTGELANIADKKNNLKVNFDVESDLINKLNKLISDLYSKLGKLEEYIAEGKKITDVSKAANFSRDKIFACLEDMRVTIDELERTVSKKYWKLPTYGDMLYSLS
- a CDS encoding response regulator, whose product is MAKTILIVDDSNTARASVEYTLKKGSYTVVSADDGTTGLEVLGKTPNVDMIITDLNMPKMDGIEFIKHVRQVDQHKYTPILMLTTESQDEKKMEGKAAGASGWLVKPFNPTQLLDVVKRFLN
- a CDS encoding protein-glutamate methylesterase/protein-glutamine glutaminase; amino-acid sequence: MATKIKVLAIDDSALIRQLLTKIVNSDPALEMVGTAANPILAENKVKNLKPDIITLDIEMPEMDGITYLKKLMLNNPIPVIMFSSLLDKHRELALDALNIGAFDYVIKPSANVRDGVEELATDLVEKIKNAYANRAKFYRKHGVNIPTETASPVERTPISLEAPKTAGFKVYQKNTADIILPLTPSRETPMDKIILIGSSTGGTEALIECLKNVTPSAPPIVITQHMPEHFTTSFAKRLNSILKIDVAESEDCMSIGRGQAVLARGGKHTMIKVKGGKYFIEVRDGEPVTRHKPSVDVLFRSGAVYAKNKAIGIILTGMGDDGANGMKEMKDAGAYNIAQNEETCTVFGMPREAIARGGVDEVLPLDKILAAALKRV
- a CDS encoding methyl-accepting chemotaxis protein, which translates into the protein MGVSAIIDNNIRQDILDYSAILETTVKDIHSFLEEVGRVYSFIGEKFPMIEQEMKNENEKANSLLSYFTNKEKGEKNFSNDLEENQDDFFLSFDRMQNFISQDNELSDSLVEDVGKTSNIMDSIEQIRMLADQIKVYSLNAIIISSKYGAGGKAFGEISKNIIKMSETSNEQADQMNRIGKELFVRFESFKTEILKTNELQRQNFTIMREQLDKEHNNMVNSFAVFSNIISNIISRVDNTYDFIFEVMMVLPREDIVRQQTEHIVESINSIVYENRNFIDYYGSQVESMDAEDLEKTENQTLEHKLLDLLTFDDVVLTLIIENFKSIHEEISLTNSDIYKSLKGLKDALLDITSDRTTIVEYMIGGETGKSEFPFTVSESLFNEYMGFIKLYLENFKLFLTNKYRISDSNIAIIDSIEELESMFLETKNIAKTFNSINFLAKIELEKNSDIFNNSQTFSIESVESIATNITDTVDACLEQFHNIKAAIFSSINKFKSNINQQSTEHTFIESMTESVSKRLDESKYIINNNIKRLDSYADELFGLIDKTLIDLSSLSTLLTKINEIIEIFNSMRNVIRNKKNEYYKLLGIENWKIESDKYLDIVNSYTIKKERAIANSILSGEEAPNVDINIDVGADSGDFTMF
- a CDS encoding chemotaxis protein CheA, which translates into the protein MFDSDEFISIFLSEAKEIVEGLENDLVLLEDNKSDEDLLNKIFRSAHTLKSSAGTVGFTTMSELNHVAENLLEKVRSGKLDVTPQMITVLLEFLDTVKLMLQNIVDGKSETDGVTNIDSLKAKIKAIADGNDPAAVATPKPEEKKEEAPKAEKEDTSSSSSGSNSFHIDMGFKATIFDNGIDPLMFLNDLRAIGTISNLKIECNNLPTILNLEDPYVCYTQFSLDFDTNAPDEQVQNIFLFVIDDNDINIVNTKADIKDDDEDKPAETAPVKEEETPKAEEAPKPAEPTNNAAAANTAQPHKAAKVQAPSTVRVDTRKLDSLMNLIGELVIAQSRIMQLTQSLDIDNGLKEAVSSMDRTSRQIQEEVMNIRMMPIGPIFNQFHRYVRDLNLELHKEVKLVLKGESTEIDKNMLEQLSDPLKHMIRNSMDHGIEKTKEERIARGKPEYGTITMSAAHQEGHVVIEVADDGNGLNKEKIFKKAVEKGLLSKDGKYSDIEIFRTIFAPGVSTADKITDISGRGVGMDVVRANVEKMKGKIEIKSTEGKGSTFIVKLPLTLAIIEGITFALGKQIYIMPLISIIEQIKVKNEQVKPFEGKGEMIKIREEYLPLIRLHKVFEIDTQVENIEDGIVVVVEAGYRKCAIFVDELLDQQQVVIKSLDSAFDKHAGIAGGTILGDGKIALIIDIQGLVNMSLQGKINNGVK
- a CDS encoding chemotaxis protein CheD; protein product: MIDFPAAANSNFKRITIYIGGYYASKEPAVIKTVLGSCISVCLFENKLKFGGMNHFMLPEMREWENPAEDYNNTRYGVFAMEVLINEIIKLGGKKENLTAKIFGGGHVLSGMTSNILQVPDKNIQFAKKFLADEKIPIVSEDVGGSWPRKVFFFNTENRVLMKKLEGKTKEFSAEQEIKYSKNLQHKLEEKSDITLF
- a CDS encoding chemotaxis protein CheW; the encoded protein is MLDNQKINAANIPQVGGTALDHEENLSTEPSQQFLVFKIDNEEYALDVLSIDGIVGVTNITPVPGSPKYMRGLMNLRGNILHIVDIRIRFGLARRDDHSIEDDVIIVIYTTNRKFGILADMVSDVITVYESQMTETPIDNMRGLQISNVIRLENKIIMVLPIDEIIKSNDSENKTV
- a CDS encoding CheR family methyltransferase codes for the protein MDDMNANMPALTDSEFNELVKIIYDKTRIQMTNHKRALVTSRLSKRLRALHMDSFREYIDFVKNAKDEELTNFVNAVTTNKTDFFRENKHFEYMKTNFLPEWEKNFKEGKVKNLRIWSAACSTGEEPYTIQMTLHEYFGANYDKYDIKVLASDIDTNVLAHGRAGIYKEESVEPIQPNILRKYFLRGTGDKDGLYKVKDILKKNLFFRQLNFKDEDFDIHTQFDLIFCRNVIIYFDKEFQKELFNKFHRYLKEDGLVFIGHSETLFGVSDKFKYVSSNIYKKI